From the Papaver somniferum cultivar HN1 chromosome 2, ASM357369v1, whole genome shotgun sequence genome, the window aaagatcttcccccgctatgattgccagcatccccactatgtaacatttttagcaccttttctccttcttctcgtgtcaaacatctgagtgatggtccattaaaggattttcggtatagcagcccatctcttaattcataatttgttgcggatttttaacttgtgtgctatttcttggtgtttctcctttcgccaaatatgcatgaagttctgttctccaatctgcgatattgttcgtttgttcttcttctccactgtctattatcatcacgtccacttctttttcttctttattaattgatggtgacataagtgtctgtatttttatgcatctcgcagttggatctgtcatcatgcttgagatgaaagaaaaagcgtctgcgagtctgttatcctttcttgaaatgtgcctccattttatttttgggattttcgctgacaattcttcaaccagcttcttgtatttcttcaaggatggttcatttgtagtgtactctccctttatttggcgaataactagctacgaatcactagtgatcctggcattttctagtttcatttttatttcgaactttaaggcatgtatcacggcttcatattccgtttcgttattagtggatgcgaattccaatctgaatgaaaaagccatcttcgctccttttggcgaaattaaaacaattccaactccattgccttctccatttgatgatccatctaccaatatctcccatctatttggttctgttaataagtcttttggatcttcgtgttcttcttctatatccatcatttcttctaccgcttcatcttcttctaaagaaaattctgctaagaaatctgcaacaacttgtgattttggtgaagacaaaatttcatatttaatatcaaagtggcctacttttgttaatacctttattttgtgcgcttgaaaatatatgcggagcttaaatgatgcataaactaatgctacgattagcttctcaatctttgagtaattcttctcggcagtattaaaagttttgttaatgtaatagatgggtttctccactcctgcgtctattcgcaataacacgacacttactgcatgcgacgtcgtcgcaagatagattaataactcttctcctgattctgctttttgtaaaatagatgtattcataagatgttctttaaccccttgaaaagctttttttCATTCATCAGtacatttgaatttcgcacccttcttgagtatatcgaaaaaacacttgcatttgtctgatgatcgcgaaatgaatctccctagagaagctaaaagtccattcaacttctgtacatcttttattgttgctggtgttggcatgtcacgaattgcttgcactttttctggatcaacctgtattccttcctttgatacaatgtagcctaaattttttcccgatgcaactccaatggtacacttctcaggattcagtttaatgtcatacttccgcatttgttcaaaaatctccctcaggtcctgtacatgatctttggcttctttactctttactaacatgtcgtccacgtatacttctaatgttttgtgtatccattttgcgaacaccttctctaccattctttggtatgttgctcccgcatttctcaaaccaaatggaattttcgtgtaacaatataaacctctaggggcgaaaaaagcagtatgctcttgatcttcttcagcgagagggatctggttatatcctttgtacccatctaaagacgataccctatcatttcccgctgatGATTtcaccgttgaaacctctgttccattccacttacttatctcttcaaaatctcctgtgacatcttcgcaagttaaaccattatctccaattcgcgaaataatgcctcagcgaaattattaacaacacaacacagcagtgtcgcagaacaacttcagaaacgaaataataaacgacgttaactaaatcatgagaaaaatgtgatggtcctacgaaaattagagagtttgcgagattaacatttgtaaggatgcgagaatgtcgcaagtcatatccgaaaataaaggacagagtagctgtcatccactatgtaattccctataaatagccgctcagttgtaaaggaaaggagagagatcttttttgagagagaagtaagtaaataggagagagaaaatctagagcagtggttattcttgattcctttatcttttcttgtaagattgttcaaagattcataaataaaattaagattattaatctaaaatgagttgaatattaatgaaatcttgtgaggggtgtagtgtaggatttcctgtaacTACATACATAACGAATAATTATTCAAGAACTATTCTCCCTCAAACCATAACAACAGCGGTATATCTCTCAATATCATAGAGTGGTTTCTCTCCTCTCTAAACTCCACCCCAAGAGGTGGAATGAAATTCCTCAAAACCTTAAAGAACTACATTGTGTATTCTTAACTCTCTATAGAAAACCACTGAATTCCATATTTTTCTATCACCATATAAGTCTCCTTATATAATTGTCACAAAACTTGGGTCCCAATTAAACTTACCCACTAAGTAAACTTAACCTTTCAGTAAATTATATCCCAAGTAAACTTAGCTTCTAAGTATTTAGATATACATGGGAAACCCTAAACTTAGCCAATAAGAAAAGTATCTTAAATCTGGAATATTCCGGAACTTTCCGGGACCCATGATAAATACACCGACAATATTATAATAGAAATACagttgtatgattgacgtattacaacatgGTTTTATTGTTTGTTTTATCAAGTTGCAAAATGATTCAACTTGTAATCATTTatagctagtttagggtttattataacAAAAGTGATAccccttgaacacaagtagcataattgtggttattgattgtagtgatatatcctagtaaTCACAAGTGAAACGTGACTTTTGTTAACTATAAACGCAATGTATTTTAATTGCATTGATTAtgctaatttcatgaatcttagtGCGTTTGGGGGAATTAAACATGATTAGAGCGCTTCACACATTAGGTTATGTTCTCCAGAATCGAGTTCGTATTTGCGTCGTTTTATGcaagtttgatgatttgagaaAATTTGTGGGATATTCTTGTGATCAAGGTGTTCTAGGGCTTCTGATAGAAAACGACTAAAATATCAATTTATAATTAGTAATacaaaaacatgtttgtgaatgaaaataaaatccttgaccaatatttctTATTTCTGATTTTTAACTTGTttaatttgcttgtttattttctttttagctTTTAGTTTAGTTTTAGTTTCATAAAATCACAAAACCCCATTGGTTCATATAGGAAATCGAAAAATATAACAATCTCaggcctctctgtgggaacaatattttcttacccttgcttcataatataacttgagtagtgagaaagtaatattaaaaATTTTGACGTGTAGACGACCACATTAATTATAGAACATGTATTTCTATTCAGAAGGGTGTAGGAGCTCATCTTGTCGCGAGACACCTGACCATCTTCTATTTATTCAATAAATAATCTCCCTTCCATAaaataaactaataataataaggtGTCGGAGCCCAACTTGTTTCTAGGCTATCAACCAATTTCCTGCAAACTCTTTTATCATTAACAATATTCAGTTAttattaattaagaaaaaataacaataaaaatattattaataatacaatcaaatcatttggaaaaaaaagaaaaacttaatatATAATTATACAATGAACACTAGGTATATATATTTCTCTAAAGAAACCACTTATTGTAATAAAGCACATATAAATACCTTGATTTAAACATGATGAACAAGAAGCATGCGTCATGTTAGATAACACCATATCAACAACAGTAGAGAAATCTTGATCATCTAGTGTTTAGATATATGAAGTATCGACTTACATTGCGTGGGTATAACTTTTAATGGGCTAGCCCTCCGTGATGTAACCTTAATCTTTTCATCCATATCTTGAGTCTCTGGAATAATAGCTTTCCCAAGTGACCAATCAAAAGATTGAACAAGTGACCCTAAGACAAGGTGAAGCATAATAGGACCTAGAGGGAGCCCTGGACAAATTCGCCGACCAGCTCCAAATGGTAAATACTCAAAATTTTGTCCATGATACTCAATGTTAGAGTTTAGGAACCTCTCTGGATTGAAGGATAAAGGATCCTCCCAAGTAGTAGGATCCCTTCCAATACCCCAAATATTAACCCATACCTGGGTTCCCTTAGGTATCAAATAACCCGTTACCTCAATATCTTTTATCACGTTGCGTGGTATTGATAAGGGAGCGGGAGGGTGTAACCTTAGTGTCTCTTGGATTACGGCATGTAGATATGGCAAGTTTTCCATATCACTTTCTTCCATCCTTCTTTCATGGCCTACAACTTGAGCAATCTCAGCTTTCAAATTATTCATGATTTCTATGTTACGAACAAGCTCTGACATCGCCCACTCCGTTGTCATGTTTGTTGCATCCGGAACCGTTATAAATAACTCCTGCATCAATAGTTCAATATAAATATTTAAATAAAATTCATTTTTCGAAAGACAGTGGGTAGGGCCATGAGGAGATTTTGAAGGGCTATTGGTAATATGTGATATATTTTACCGTGATTTCATATAGAGAATATTATAGACACTCGCACGATAAACATTACAAAGAAAGCGGCTTCAAATGCTAAGATAGTATAAACCATTGAAAATGTAGAATTAGACTCTAGAAACGTAAATCCAACCTTCTTGAAATGTTAAATTGACTTTAGAGTATCTCGAATGGTGTTCGAATATGCATCTTACTTGGTGACAAAATATCAACATATTTTATTGGTATGACCCACAAAAACTTTTGTATGAATTAGATCCTCTTCAATGGTGTTTGTATATGTATCTTAGGagaaaataaatataaattaGATTTTACTGTTGTGATCCATAAATAATATTTTTACAAAATTgttaaaaatgtaaaaacctcaaactcATGATGTGGGTTTGGATGCGAGTAATCAAAAATAGATACCCTCATCTATATTTTCATTATTAACTATTCttaattttcttttatcaaaCTACCATTATAAAGAATTGTTTTGGTTAAGTATCCATAGGCCTGGAAAAGGTGTATCAGGCCTAACGGCTTCCAAGTTGTGGTAATCCACACTTATTCGAAGTCATGTTTCAAGGTTTCTTGGataaaaaacttgtaaaaaaagtGAAACAGACAATCTGATTAGCACTCAACCCAAATTGAAATATCGCTAAAATTTTCAGGAAACTCAGTTTTGAATTGTACAGAGCGGAAATCCAATTGGTGTTTTGAGAAAACGTAAATAAATTTTTTCCGAAAATCAATCTTAAATTAAGTTACTGTATCATGTTATCGTTTTTAAAAATATATGGAGAACGTAAAAAACGAACAGTAATATAAGATAATTATTCATACTAAATAAGTTTAGTTAAAGATTCATCGAAAGATAAAAATGTGGGTCGACAAGAATTTTCGCACAAATGGGCTATGTAAAATATAAATTCGATTAAATATCAGGTCAAGTACGAGAAAATGGGATAAATGCATAAATACTTTTTAATGTTTAATGTGTTTTGCATATACTAATCGATCATCCAAAATACTGCATAAATATGTAATTTTAAATTCCATTTTAATTAATAACTCATATATTAAATATGATTTTGACAACAACTGATTTCATCAATAACATTCTCGATCATTGTTGATTTATTCACATCGTCACTTAGTTATTATGGTAGATTTTGATTGTAACAGAGTACAAAATGACGATTGTTATTTTTTACTTGATTATAGTTTTCTAAATTTAACTCACGAATTTGTTCGGAATTCCGAAAAATAGCGAATAAGTCATGTAGTCTAGAAAAAAACGCATTTCTAGGTCGAGATTGCAATGAACGATGATATTACCCAAAAAATACACGATTCACAAATAATCGTGGCTAATTCTATAAAAAACTTCGAACTTGCTAATAATCAGTTgctaattttataaaaaaaacaacCTTAATACAGACAAGCTACAATATAATGAACCTAGTTGGGATTTCAGCAGTTAGGTCTATACTAAATTGtagcccaaaaaaattaaacgGTTTTGACATATATTGTACAAGATCCAACAACTATATTAGCGTG encodes:
- the LOC113351885 gene encoding geraniol 8-hydroxylase-like, producing the protein MVEKSKSDAICLLPINTNEDVGKSMWQELFITVPDATNMTTEWAMSELVRNIEIMNNLKAEIAQVVGHERRMEESDMENLPYLHAVIQETLRLHPPAPLSIPRNVIKDIEVTGYLIPKGTQVWVNIWGIGRDPTTWEDPLSFNPERFLNSNIEYHGQNFEYLPFGAGRRICPGLPLGPIMLHLVLGSLVQSFDWSLGKAIIPETQDMDEKIKVTSRRASPLKVIPTQCKSILHISKH